Proteins encoded together in one Epinephelus lanceolatus isolate andai-2023 chromosome 4, ASM4190304v1, whole genome shotgun sequence window:
- the trpc4b gene encoding short transient receptor potential channel 4b: MSQLYYKKTENSSYRDRIALRIVRAESELSALEKAYLGAVEKGDYASVKQALEEAEIYFRININCIDPLGRTALLIAIENENLEIIELLLSYNVYVGDALLHAIRKEVVGAVELLLNHKKPRGEKQVPPILLDKQFSDFTPDITPIILAAHTNNYEIIKLFVQRGVSIPQPHAVRCNCVECVSSSDVDGLRHSRSRINIYKALSSPSLIALSSEDPFLTAFQLSWELKELSTVENEFKSEYEELSHMCKQFAKDLLDQTRSSRELEIILNYRDDINPLIDENTNDLARLKLAIKYCQKEFVAQPNCQQLLASRWYDEFPGWRRRHWAGKLITCIFIGLLFPLLSIFYLISPKSRYGLFIRKPFIKFICHTASYLTFLFLLLLASQHIATTTANYQGPAPTTVEWMILPWVLGFIWTEIKQMWDSGFEDYIDDWWNLMDFIMNSLYLATISLKIVAYAKYSGQKPRDSWEMWHPTLVAEALFAIANIFSSLRLICLFTANSHLGPLQISLGRMLLDILKFLFIYCLVLLAFANGLNQLYFYYETKEDCKGIRCSVQNNAFSTLFETLQSLFWSVFGLISLYVTNVKPKHEFTEFVGTTMFGTYNVISLVVLLNMLIAMMNNSYQHIADHADIEWKFARTKLWMSYFEEGGTLPSPFNIIPSPKSVYYLFGWIKTHLLMRTNIKKLETFETLGRRAAENVRLNHEYQEVLRNLVKRYVAAMIRDAKTEEGLTEENFKELKQDISSFRYEVLGMMRGKPQGGVTGNVASSTLAYPGNSFRYFPKFPTDDPQQKLNVFDMPTPTLQSGAATTSSVGSNRQANSSFVASCREETQNELSNNVSDVGSLQRQNRPPLQKCDETFSLSKEDTLGSGGQNQEQHKTKKVIVEVLQKMEEDIKKTEHSCKEHIKKVQNGPKKYKN, translated from the exons ATGTCACAGCTGTATTACAAGAAAACTGAAAACTCCTCATACAGGGACCGCATCGCTCTGCGGATCGTGCGAGCTGAGTCTGAGCTCTCGGCCCTGGAAAAGGCCTACCTGGGGGCTGTTGAGAAGGGGGACTATGCCAGTGTGAAACAAGCCCTAGAGGAGGCTGAGATCTACTTCAGGATCAACATCAACTGCATCGACCCCCTGGGCCGCACAGCTCTGCTCATTGCCATTGAAAATGAGAACCTTGAGATCAttgagctgctgctcagctacAATGTATATGTGGGAGATGCCCTGCTCCATGCCATCCGCAAAGAAGTGGTGGGTGCTGTGGAGCTGCTTCTCAACCACAAGAAGCCACGTGgggaaaaacag GTCCCACCAATTCTACTGGACAAACAGTTTTCAGACTTTACCCCAGACATCACTCCAATCATCCTTGCAGCCCACACCAACAACTATGAGATCATCAAACTGTTTGTTCAGAGAGGTGTTTCCATACCTCAGCCACATGCTGTGCGCTGCAACTGCGTGGAGTGTGTGTCCAGTTCAGATGTGGATGGTCTACGTCACTCACGCTCTCGTATAAACATCTACAAGGCCCTTTCCAGCCCATCTCTCATCGCCCTCTCCAGCGAGGATCCTTTCCTCACGGCTTTTCAACTCAGCTGGGAGCTGAAGGAGCTTAGCACAGTGGAGAACGAGTTTAAATCAGAGTATGAGGAGTTGTCCCATATGTGTAAACAATTTGCCAAGGACCTCTTGGATCAGACCCGAAGCTCTAGAGAGCTGGAAATAATCCTTAACTATCGTGATGACATTAACCCTCTGATAGATGAGAACACTAATGACCTGGCCCGCCTGAAGCTGGCTATCAAATACTGCCAGAAAGAG TTTGTCGCTCAGCCCAActgtcagcagctgctggcGTCTCGGTGGTATGATGAGTTCCCAGGCTGGAGGAGGCGTCACTGGGCAGGAAAACTCATCACGTGTATCTTCATTGGTCTCCTCTTCCCACTGTTATCCATCTTCTACCTGATCTCTCCAAAGAGCCGCTATGGTTTATTCATCCGTAAGCCCTTCATCAAGTTCATCTGTCACACTGCTTCCTACCTgaccttcctcttcctgctcctctTGGCCTCACAGCATATAGCCACCACAACTGCGAACTATCAAGGCCCAGCTCCCACCACTGTGGAATGGATGATCCTGCCCTGGGTGcttg GCTTTATATGGACTGAGATCAAACAGATGTGGGACAGTGGTTTTGAAGACTACATAGATGACTGGTGGAACTTAATGGACTTCATTATGAACTCATTGTATCTTGCAACCATTTCTCTGAAGATTGTTGCCTATGCAAAG TACAGTGGGCAGAAACCCAGAGACAGCTGGGAAATGTGGCACCCAACTTTGGTTGCAGAGGCACTGTTTGCCATCGCCAACATCTTCAGCTCCTTACGCCTCATCTGCCTTTTCACTGCCAACTCCCATCTGGGCCCCTTACAAATCTCACTGGGACGCATGCTCTTGGACATCCTCAAGTTTCTCTTTATCTATTGTTTAGTGTTATTAGCCTTTGCCAATGGCCTCAACCAGCTCTACTTTTATTATGAAACAAAGGAGGACTGCAAGGGTATTCGCTGCAGTGTGCAAAACAACGCCTTCTCAAC gctGTTCGAGACACTGCAATCATTATTTTGGTCTGTATTTGGCCTGATTTCCCTCTATGTGAccaatgtgaaaccaaaacatgaATTCACTGAGTTTGTGGGCACTACCATGTTTGGCACATACAATGTCATCTCCCTGGTAGTGCTTCTGAATATGCTCATTGCGATGATGAACAACTCCTACCAGCACATTGCT GATCATGCAGATATTGAATGGAAATTTGCAAGAACAAAATTATGGATGAGCTATTTTGAAGAAGGAGGAACTTTGCCATCTCCATTCAATATAATACCCAGTCCAAAGTCAGTTTATTATCTATTCGGAtggataaaaacacatttactgatgagaacaaatataaaaaagctTGAAACCTTTGAAACGTTGGGG aGACGTGCAGCCGAAAATGTAAGATTAAACCATGAGTATCAG GAGGTTTTGAGGAACCTTGTGAAGCGGTATGTGGCCGCAATGATCAGAGATGCCAAGACAGAGGAAGGGCTGACAGAGGAGAATTTCAAG GAGTTAAAGCAGGATATCTCCAGCTTCCGCTATGAAGTCCTGGGAATGATGAGGGGTAAACCTCAAGGTGGGGTCACAGGTAATGTGGCAAGCTCCACCTTGGCTTATCCTGGAAACTCGTTCAGATATTTTCCCAAATTCCCAACTGATGATCCTCAACAGAAGCTGAATGTGTTTGATATGCCCACCCCCACCCTGCAGAGTGGAGCTGCCACCACTAGCTCTGTGGGCTCTAACAGACAAGCCAATAGCTCATTTGTTGCATCCTGCAGAGAAGAGACTCAGAATGAGCTTTCCAACAATGTCTCAGATGTTGGGTCCCTTCAGAGACAGAACAGACCCCCCCTTCAGAAATGTGATGAAACATTTTCACTGTCAAAGGAAGACACATTGGGATCTGGTGGACAAAACCAAGAACAACATAAGACTAAGAAAGTAATCGTGGAAGTCTTACAGAAAATGGAGGAGGACATTAAGAAGACTGAACATTCTTGCAAAGAACACATTAAGAAAGTGCAAAATGggccaaaaaaatataaaaattga